AAGTGTGAAGTCTCAGATGAGAACGTGCGGGGCGTGTGGCTGAAGAACGGGAAGGAGCTGGTGCCCGACAGCCGCATAAAGGTGTCCCACATCGGGCGGTGAGTGTGCAGGGCAGGCGGATGGGACAGGTGGAGactgagatggagacagagagaaagacagggagaaacagagagaaagagagataaaaacAGGTGGACAGAGAGGCAGATGCACAGAGACAGGACAGAGACTGAGACAGAGAcccacagagagggagaaacagacccaaaaagacagagacagaaagacagaaatagttctatagagacagaaagatatgCACAGGGAGGCACACACAGAGGAGAGTTCGTCACAGACAGAGAAGAATGAGGGACAGAGACAAAGAGGCAGCagggagagacacagacaggGTCGAGAGCTCCCTGGCACCCTCCCCCAGCTTGTgaccagggcagggcaggaggccACCAAGGAGGCCGGCTCTGGCCAGAGGCCCTCGCTGCCTCTCCCACCCTCTTGCTCATCCCCGGAGCAACTGGGCTAGCCGTGCTGGGCCCAAGTTCACAGAGATTAATGACACCCAACCCCTGCCCAGTCTCCAAGGGCCCAGTCAAGGGGATGCTTTGACGTAGAAATCACTTTTACACTGCCTACCTCTAAAAGCACATGGGAGAGCTGGAAAATTgtataatatagaaaaaaaaggcatttttaaaaatcagaataccaACAAGCCAGGACGAGGTGAGGGCCTCCTGGGGACCCTGGCTGGGGTATCTGGTGAGGCCAGGGGTGTGTGGCCCAGTGGGGTCCCCTAAGCCTGTGCTTCCCTGCAGGGTCCACAAACTGACCATTGACGACGTCACACCTGCCGATGAGGCTGACTACAGCTTTGTGCCCGAGGGCTTCGCCTGCAACCTGTCAGCCAAGCTCCACTTCATGGGTGAGCCTGCTCCGGGGTAGGGTGGGTGGGGGCATTGGGGCCAGGAGCCCCTGTCACTGGGCCCTGTCTTTGCCCCCATGCcacttgctcttccttctcttgcAGAGGTCAAGATTGACTTCGTACCCAGGCAGGGTGAGTCTCGGGGCCCCCGAGTCTTGGTTCTGCTCACTTTCCGCAACCCACCCATGCAGGCCTCCCCTCCACTCACAGAGGGAAGAGCAAGGATCAAAAGTGGGGATCCTAGGGCCCAGCTCCAGCCTTGCCACTCATGACCACAGGTCAATTATAATCTccgtgagcctcagtttcctcttctctaaAATGGGAACCCTGATAGTGCCGCCCCCATAGGGTAGTTATAAAGATGAGGTGACATGATGTGTCAGAGCTGTCAAGTGCTGTCACAGGTGTGACTTTTATTAttacatcttttcttcttcttcttttttttttttttttgagatggagtctctcactttgttgcccaggctggagtgcaatggtgcaatctcggctcactgccacttctgcttcccatgttcaagcgattctcctccctcagcctcctgagtagctgggactacaggcgcacgccgccacgcccagctaattttgtatatttagtagagacgggttatcgccatgttggccaggctggtcttgaactcctgacctcacatgatccacccgcctcggcctcccaaagtgctgggattacaggggtgagccaccacgcccggcccaggaTTAAGCTTTAATCAGACATTTCACAAGTTTAACTTCAGGAGAATAATCCAGATTGCAGCATACTCTAACTCAGTGCTTTCCAAACTGGGTTCATTTAACATTGTTAACCCACTTGAAAAGAGTTCTCTGATGAAATTAGTTTGGGAAGCAGCAAACACCTGCCCCACTTCTTGCTTATTCGGAAGCAATCGAATCAGTAAAGAAACTTGCCTTTGTTTAGCTTTAACTGAGGGCAGATTCCTGATTTATTTGGCCAGGGAAcctttttaatgtgtgtgtgtgtgtgtgtatgtatgtatgtgtgtgtgtatgtatgtatatgtgtgtatgtgtgtgtatgtgtatgtatgtatatgtgtatatgtatgtgtgtatgtgtatgtatatgtatgtgtgtgtgcatgtatgtgtatgtgtatgtatgtatatgtgtatatgtatgtgtgtatgtatgtgtgtatgtgtgtgtatgtgtgtatgtgtgtgtatgtatgtgtgtgtgtgtatgtatgtatgtatgtgtgtatgtggggggggGCAGGAGCAAGACACTGATGTTCCCCCAGTTTTCAAAATGCTATGGTAGGTGACTTGACCTGAATATTACAAGCCTCCCAGCCAATGTCCTGGGGTGATGGGAATGTTCAAGATCTTGGTTGGGTTAATGGTTGCATGGGTGTATTCATCTGTCAGAACTCATCAGCCTACAGTCAGATCTCAGCATAAAATATACCTCAATACAAAtctaaaaaaccaacaaacagggGCCCGGGCTCTCGAGTGGCCCCTCCCCAGTGACCTATGCTCCTCCTGGCTCTCCGGTTTCTCTGAACTACATTGTCTCTTCTGCAGAACCTCCCAAGATCCACCTGGACTGCCCGGGCCGCATACCAGACACCATTGTGGTTGTAGCTGGAAATAAGCTACGTCTGGACGTCCCTATCTCTGGGGACCCTGCTCCCACCGTGATCTGGCAGAAGGCCATCACGCAGGTACAGTGGGTCCCTCCTCAATCTCCCCATCTGTGAGGTGGGTGTGTGGAGCCAGCCAAGTGCTTGGACCTGCTGCACACCCCACCCACGTGTGCACGCCCTGCTGCTGGCTACCCCATGGGAGAGCAGAGGTTCGACTGGCCAGGGGGCAGGCAAGATGGGCAGTGTGGGTTGGGGGTGGAAGAAGCAGCAGAAGGGTGCTTCCAGGCTGAGTCAGCTCCTCTGCTCCCTACTTCCCTCCTGCCCTGTTCCCAGGGGAATAAGTCCCCAGCCAGACCAGCCCCAGATGCCCCAGAGGATGCAGGTGACAGCGACGAGTGGGTGTTTGACAAGAAGGTGAGTGAGGCTCAGGTCAGGATGGGGCTCGTTTGTTTTCCATCACTTTCTGCCCATTTGGTGTCGAGCCCTTGGCGAGGTCTCCATGGAGGTGCCACACTTGGCCAGGTGTGTTGCTGCTCCCAGCGGGGTCCCTGTGGGGCCCTCACACCTCAGGCAGGGTCTCTGTGGAGTGTGCTGATGGCCATCACAAGGATGTGGATACCCTCTTGTTGTGAGGAAGCCCTCATGACTGGGCTGCTCCCTGGCTCCCTTCATCCTGAGCTGACCTTGACCTTGACCTTGTGCTTCCTCTCAACTCCAGAGTAGTTTCCGAGGCAGTTTCCTGCCACTGTAGCTGCTGGGGTCTTTTTCCTGCCCAGCACCGTTGGTTCTTCTGAAGGCTGGGGTCTTGAGGGGTCCTCACGATAGCTCATCTGAGAGGACAGGTGGTTGCCCCAGGTCCCCTGACAAAGCTAGAACCTGAGCCCCTGCCCTCGGTCGGTGCCACAGAGAGGATTTTGAACTAGATGCTGACATGGGTGCAGTCTTCCCACAGGCTGTGTTCCCCCCATGGACCCCGGGACATCTGGTTGTTGCAGAGACTGCAGGGGCCTCTGGGGTCTGACTTGGATCTCACCTCAACTCTCCATCCCCCAGCTGCTGTGTGAGACCGAGGGCCGGGTCCGTGTGGAGACCACCAAGGACCGCAGCATCTTCACGGTCGAGGGGGCAGAGAAGGAAGATGAGGGCGTCTACACGGTCACGGTGAAGAACCCTGTGGGCGAGGACCGGGTCAACCTCACAGTCAAGGTCATCGGTGAGGCCGGCCAGGGTCCAAGCTGGAGAACACAGAGGGGCAGCCCCAAGGAGGGCCCATCCGTTCGCTCATTCAGCCACTCGACAAACATCACGGGCATGCTCCCTGAGCCGAGCGGCAACAGGACAGGTTTTTCTGCCCACAAGGAGCCCTGCTGTGGGGGAGATGCAGGCAGTTGCATCCCGCAGATTTCCTGCGACACGGCTGTACATGAGCTGTGTCCAGAGTGCCGTGGGAGCACTGAGCAGAGAGCCATCCCAGAGAGCCTGGGGGGGAtgcctttaggaggctgagaagaTGGTGAGGAAGGGcatcccaggcagaggaaactgTGTACAAAGGGGTGGAGAAGGGAAAGGGTCTTTTGGGTGTGGAGAATGAATGAAACGTGTCAGGAGAGGACTGGGTAGGGTTGGGAGGATCAGAGCCAGGACAGGGGTGAATATGGGCAGTGTGAAGCCTTAAAGTGTTGATGGAGGGCTGGCGACATGAAGAGAAATGCATCCTGTCGAgacccagcctggacaacacagtgagactcagtatcactaaaaaaaaaagacgacgaagaagaagaaagaaatgcattcTAGAAAGATCTCTTTGGATTTTGGATCTGGGGGTGGTGGAGGCAGCCGGTGGCAGTTAGTTGGAGTGGGAAGGGGACGAGCAACGTTACTGAAGGCCCCGAGCGGGGCAGGGTTGATGTGTCCACCGCACCCCCTCCAGACGTGCCAGACGCACCTGCGGCCCCCAAGGTCAGCAACGTGGGAGAGGACTCCTGCACCGTTCAGTGGGAGCCACCTGCCTACGACGGCGGGCAGCCGGTCCTGGGTGAGTGCAAGGGCGCCACACGGAGGTGCGAGGGCACCGAACAGATCCGAGGGAAGGTGGTGTGGGGATGCCTGGGTCCCAGACCACAGCCACCACCTCCCCCGAGCCAGGCTACATCCTGGAGCGCAAGAAGAAGAAGAGCTACCGGTGGATGCGGCTGAACTTCGACCTAATTCAGGAGCTGAGCCACGAAGCGCGGCGCATGATCGAGGGCGTGGTGTACGAGATGCGCGTCTACGCCGTCAACGCCATCGGCATgtccaggcccagccctgcctcccagcccttCATGCCCATCGGTGAGCCTGCCTGACCTGGTcctgcccccgccccctccccctccccagtcGAAAGCCCCCAGTAATAGCAGCTGCTCTGCAGGCAGCCACGCTAGACACTCACATCCACAGTCTCCTTTCAGCCTCGACTGGGGGTACTCAGccgcattttacagatgaggaaacaggctgcGAGCAGTTAAACGACCTGCTTGAGATCTCCCAGCTGGTTGGGGTGGAACTGACTCTCACACTACACCGACCCCTAGTTCACTTTCAAGCCTCTCTTTCCATgtctacaaaatgggaataatgacacTGCCTACCTCAGAGAGCTGTTAGGATGAGATGGGATGAGCAGGCAGAGGCCATCTGGCATCTAGCAGGTGCCCAGTGAATGTTCATTGTCCCCTGTTCCCCACACCCTTCAACCCAGGGTTTGTCACCTACGGGATGGGGCAAGGGCTGTGGTTAGTGGAGGGGTCTCAGGGGCGTCTGTCTGTGGAAAGAGTCCTGGACCAAGACTCAGAGATGGCAGAGGCAGCTCCACGGTCTCCAGGAGGCCAACTGGAGTCATCCCTCCCtgaagcctcagcttcctcatctgtataatggggtCTGAGTGGGTAGAACAGGTGCTGAGGGTGTGGCAGGGCTCAGGACGACACCTGTTCCCACCAGGGTGGGTGAGTCCGGGGGCAGCTGTCTGTGGCAAGTGCAGGCCAGGGACCCCTGGGCCCAGGCATGGGGCACAGCTGGGGAAGATGGCAGGAGTCGGGGCCTGTGGGGAGAAGGGTTCAGGCCTCTCTTTTTAGGGACTGACTCCTGGTTTGTTCAGTTCTTAGTCAACTCACCTAATCATACGGTGCCAGGAAATTCCCATGTTTTCCTGTAGTTTTAggggtttttttctcttttctcctttctttctcttttcttttcttttctttcaatggagtctcgctctgttgcccacgctggagtgcagtcctggagccatctaggctcactgcaacctccgcctcccaggttcaagcgactctcctacctcagcctcctgagtagctgggattacaggcatccaccatcgtgcccagctaatttttgtgtttttgcagagatggagtttcaccatgttggccaggctggtctcaaactcctgacctcaggtgatccgcccaccttggcctcccaaagtgctaggattacaggtgtgagccaccatgcctggctgctgttgttgtttgtttttaagccaaTCTACAGACAAGTCTTGTAACAGAGACAAAATATTCCTTAAAGTGGCTAAAAGCCAGCTGAACAGGAAGTGCCCCCTATGTGACCAGTGGGCAGTTCAGGGTCTAGGCCACGGATCTCCAGCTTCCCCAGGCTTGCTGAGACCCCTCTCTGACCTCTCCTCTGCCCAGGTCCCCCCAGCGAACCCACCCACCTAGCAGTAGAGGACGTTTCTGACACCACGGTCTCCCTCAAGTGGCGGCCCCCAGAGCGCGTGGGAGCAGGAGGCCTGGACGGCTACAGCGTGGAGTACTGCCCAGAGGGTGGTGAGTgtcaccacccccagccctctCCCCAAACGAAGAACATGCTCACCTTGCCATTGAGCAGATTCACCCATAGTCAGGTTTTTTTGGCTCACTTTTGCCTAAAGTTGAGGACATCCAGAGAAATACCTGTTCTGTTTTCAGAAGCAAAGAAAGCTTGCCTAGTGAAAAACAAATGCAGAGTAAAGCTGACTGTAACACTTCTTTGAGCAGTGCGAAATCagcaactacattttaaaaacatatttaaggccaggcacggtggctcacgcctgtaatcccagcactttgagaggccgaggtgggcggatcacctgaggtcgggagttcgagaccagcctgaccaacatggagaaaccccgtctctactaaaaatacagaattagctgggtgtggtggtgggcgcctgtgatcccagctactcgggaggctgaggcaggagaatcgcttgaacccaggaggcggaggttgtggtgagccgagatcacaccattgcactccagcttgggtgacaagagtgaaactccatctcaaaaataaataaacaaataaaatttaaaaaataaaaacatatttaaatccTGGAGATTCCTATCAGAGGAGTGGGCAGTGGGGATGGGGTGTCGGTGGTGACACAGCCTGTGGCCTtgactgcccctccccacccccaggctcAGAGTGGGTGGCTGCCCTGCGGGGGCTGACAGAGCACACATCGATACTGGTGAAGGACCTGCCCACGGGGGCCCGTCTGCTCTTCCGAGTGCGTGCACACAATATGGCAGGGCCTGGAGCCCCTGTTACCACCACGGAGCCGGTGACGGTGCAGGAGATCCTGCGTGAGTGCCCCTTCATGCAGTCACAAGACCCGCCATTGACACCCCAGGCCCTTGGTGTCTGGTGGAGGTGGGGACGTTTGGGGAGGCCCAGAATGCTCTGCCCAGAACGCTGGGCAGAGACAGGAGGGGTTGGAGCTATCATCCATGGTCTAGGCCTAGGGAAAAAGTACAGAgagggtggccaggcacagtggttcaagcctgtaattccagcatttttagaggccgaggcaggcagatcacttgaggtcaggagttcaagatcagcctggccaacatggtaaaaccccgtctctactaaaaatataaaaactagccgggtgtggtggtgggtgcctgtagtcccccagctacttgggaggctgaggcaggagaattgcttggacccgggaggtggcagctgcagtgagctgagatcacactactgcactccagcctgggtgacagagtgagacaatgtctcaaaaaaaaaaaaaaaaaaagtgtggaaaAGGCTTTCTTGGTCTGTGTCAGACCCCTAGTTCTGGAACAGGGAAAATAAAAGCCACAGTACCCAAGCGCTCTTCCAGGAGCGTCTCAGCTCCAACAGGTAAGTATTGTCTATGTCTGTCATCAGATTGGTCCCTCTGGGATCCACTTCCCATTCCTCTGTTCCTCGTCCCAACAAAGGGTCCATCTTTTGTAAGGATTGGTTCTCAAAGCTAGAACGAGGCAGCAAACTCGAGTGGAAACAGCACAGGGCATAGGGTTTACACCCTGGCCTAtgacttactagctgtgtgacttcagtCAAGTTGCTTACCCTCTCTGATCCCTGCCTCTTGAAGCAGTGTGGTGAGGCTCggggaagccagctgggcttgGGCAGGCTGGAGTTGCTGTGTCAGCAGGAGCTAAAGGAGGTGCAGGGCCCAGCAGGCAGCTTTTTTCTTAGCTGCAGCTCTCTGGGGCTTGTCTCAAGGGGGGCTGGAGCTGTGGCGCCCCTCAGAGCCGTGGCGGGCCCTCACTTAGCTACCCACTCTGTATCCACAGAACGGCCACGGTTCCAGCTGCCCAGGCACCTGCGTCAGACCATTCAGAAGAAGGTCAGGGAGCCTGTGAACCTCCTCATCCCTTTCCAGGTGGGACTGGCCCCTCCCTGTCCCCCAGGGGAGAGAGGCTACGGTGTGTTGTTTCCATCCAGCGGACTGATGTCTCAGGGCTGGCCGGATCTGAGGTTCCAGAGGCAGGGGTGGCAGCTGGCCTTTGGAGAGATCCACATTCAGGGTTAAGCTTTTCTTCCCCTCAGGGCAAGCCCCGGCCTCAGGTGACCTGGACCAAAGAGGGGCAGCCCCTGGCAGGCGAGGAGGTGAGCGTCCGCAACAGCCCCACAGACACCATCCTGTTCATCCGGGCCGCTCGCCGCGCGCATTCAGGCACTTACCAGGTGACGGTGCGCATTGAGAACATGGAGGACAAGGCCACCCTGGTGCTTCAGGTTGTCGGTGCGTGGCCAAGGCCTCTTTGAGCCCCCTTGTTTCCCATCCCTGAGCTGGGCTGCTGGGTCCAAGGGCTGACCCAACCCACAGCTCACATTTTCCAGTTCAGTGCCCCAGCAGGCCTGGCCCTGGCTGGTAGGGGTGGGGGGGGGTCCCTGGAGCCCGGTGTCCCCCTGCTCACTGTCAGAAAGAGTGGTGACCCGACTGGGTCTGTCTCCCGCAGACAAGCCAAGTCCTCCCCAGGATCTCCGGGTCACTGAGGCCTGGGGTCTTAATGTGGCTCTGGAGTGGAAGCCACCCCAGGATGATGGCAACACGGAGCTCTGGGGGTACACGGTGCAGAAGGCTGACAAGAAGACCATGGTGAGCCTGGGGTCTGGGGTCTCCACGTGCACCCTGCCTAGGCCCGGCAGACCCAGGCCGCAGCCACCCTTCACTGTCCTCACCACGggcccctcaccctccctctgcTGATCTGAATCCCTCCACAGTACGGGTGGAGATGCCCAGGGCACCCAGGAGAGGCTCTCGGCATCGGGGAGGCCCTGGCCCAGAGatgcctcccctccctccccgcccccaggAGTGGTTCACCGTCTTGGAGCATTACCGCCGCACCCACTGCGTGGTGCCAGAGCTCATCATTGGCAATGGCTACTACTTTCGCGTCTTCAGCCAGAATATGGTTGGTTCCAGTGACACAGCGGCCACCACCAAGGAGCCCGTCTTTATCCCCAGACCAGGTGCTGTACCCTCATTCTCCCCaccaggggctggggcagggaggccGTGGGAACAGGGAGGAGGGCCTAGTTTGGTGTGGCCCTCTCGGTACCAAGTCCTGTCACCAACAGGCATCACCTATGAGCCACCCAACTATAAGGCCTTGGACTTCTCTGAGGCCCCAAGCTTCACCCAGCCCCTGGTGAACCGCTCGGTCATTGCAGGCTACACCACTATGCTCTGCTGTGCTGTCCGGGGTAGCCCCAAGGTAGGGAACTTTAGGCGCTAGTCCAGGCCGACCAGGAGGCAGGGCTCACAGGCCCTGATGTCGAGCAGTCCTCTCCCCAGACTGTCtcctctgctttctctccagCTTGGGGTGTATGGACCGGGTTTCTCTCCCTGGGCAGGGCCATGGTACTCGCTGTTGGTTCCATGTTTGTTTCCAGCCTTGGGCATAGTCAGGGACTCCGTGGGACTACCCCCCACCGAGTATAAACAGAAATGCGTCTCCCTGGGTCCCTGCCAGGTCCCCTCTCAGCCTGGAtggcttccctccctctctttacCTTAATTGTAGCCCAAGATTTCCTGGTTCAAGAATGGCCTGGACCTGGGAGAGGATGCCCGCTTCCGCATGTTCAGCAAGCAGGGAGTGTTGACTCTGGAGATTAGAAAGCCCTGCCCCTTTGATGGAGGCATCTATGTCTGCAGGGCCACCAACTTACAGGGCGAGGCACAGTGTGAGTGCCGCCTGGAGGTGCGAGGTGAGGAGCCCTCGgggccagggcctgggaggcGGGAAGAGCAGGGCAGCAGTGGGGACCCTGGGCTTTGCTCTGTTGTCCCGGGCCAAGCACCTGCTGTGACTGCAAGGGCAAGGACCCTGTCATGCCCAGATGGGTACTAGCTTCCAGAAGGCTGGGAGGACACAATGACATGGCCTCCTCTTCTGCAGTGCCTCAGTGACCAGGCTGGCTCCCAGGGATGGCCAGGTATGTACTCCAGACCACCTGACACCCAGGGCACCAGTCAGTGGCTAAGCCCTGGCCCTTGGTCGGGGGGCAGCCATCAGTAAATGGGAGGCTGTAGGGGGCCTCCGTTCACTCATAAGATAACCTGTGTTGCAGGTACACCCAGATGCCAGCCCCATACCAGGAGCCTAGAGGGAAGTTGGGGACACCCCTTCCTGCTGTTGGATGTGTGTAACAAGTGTGTCTCCTGGGCTGCGGTGGGGGATCAGCAGGACAGCTATGTTGGGCAGGCCTGAGTGGGTGTTGCACAGACTGGTCCACAGGGCTCCTGAAGGAAGCTCCTGGATCTTTGGGGTAAAAGGAGGGTGACCTCAAGAAAGGATGTCTGGAGACAGGCCTTTCTGGCCTGCTGTGTCTTCCCAATGTGTACTGGGCAATAAAAGATTAATGCAGTCACAGAAAACTCACTCTTCTCACTCAATTTCAGTGTGCCTGTTTTCATAAAAATgcacaggtgcagtggctcacacctgtaatcccagcactttaggaggcagaggcaggcgggtcacctgaggtcagaagttccagaccagcctggccaacacggtgaaaccccatctctactaaaaatacaaaaattagctgggcatagtggcgcg
Above is a genomic segment from Chlorocebus sabaeus isolate Y175 chromosome 1, mChlSab1.0.hap1, whole genome shotgun sequence containing:
- the MYBPC3 gene encoding myosin-binding protein C, cardiac-type; its protein translation is MQQKSCVEPPPGPAVSAFSKKPRSVEVAAGSPAVFEVETERAGVKVHWQRGGSDIGASSKYGLATEGTRHTLTVREVGPADQGSYAVIAGSSKVKFDLKVTEAEKAEPVLAPAPAPAPAEATGTPGETLAPAAELGESAPSLEGSSSAARNGPTPGAPDDPIGLFVMRPQDGEVTVGGSITFSARVAGASLLKPPVVKWFKGKWVDLSSKVGQHLQLHDSYDRASKVYLFELHITDAQPAFTGGYRCEVSTKDKFDCSNFNLTVHEAVGTGDLDLLSSFRRTSLAGGGRRISDSHEDAGILDFSSLLKKSSSFRTPRDSKREAPAEEDVWEILRQAPPSEYERIAFQYGVTDLRGMLKRLKGMRRDEKKSTAFQKKLEPAYQVSKGHKIRLTVELADPDAEVKWLKNGQEIQMSGRYIFESTGAKRTLTISQCSLADDAAYQCVVGGEKCSTELFVKEPPVLITRPLEDQLVMVGQRVEFECEVSEEGAQVKWLKDGVELTREETFKYRFKKDGRRHRLIINEATLEDTGHYALRTSGGQALAELIVQEKKLEVYQSIADLTVGAKDQAVFKCEVSDENVRGVWLKNGKELVPDSRIKVSHIGRVHKLTIDDVTPADEADYSFVPEGFACNLSAKLHFMEVKIDFVPRQEPPKIHLDCPGRIPDTIVVVAGNKLRLDVPISGDPAPTVIWQKAITQGNKSPARPAPDAPEDAGDSDEWVFDKKLLCETEGRVRVETTKDRSIFTVEGAEKEDEGVYTVTVKNPVGEDRVNLTVKVIDVPDAPAAPKVSNVGEDSCTVQWEPPAYDGGQPVLGYILERKKKKSYRWMRLNFDLIQELSHEARRMIEGVVYEMRVYAVNAIGMSRPSPASQPFMPIGPPSEPTHLAVEDVSDTTVSLKWRPPERVGAGGLDGYSVEYCPEGGSEWVAALRGLTEHTSILVKDLPTGARLLFRVRAHNMAGPGAPVTTTEPVTVQEILQRPRFQLPRHLRQTIQKKVREPVNLLIPFQGKPRPQVTWTKEGQPLAGEEVSVRNSPTDTILFIRAARRAHSGTYQVTVRIENMEDKATLVLQVVDKPSPPQDLRVTEAWGLNVALEWKPPQDDGNTELWGYTVQKADKKTMEWFTVLEHYRRTHCVVPELIIGNGYYFRVFSQNMVGSSDTAATTKEPVFIPRPGITYEPPNYKALDFSEAPSFTQPLVNRSVIAGYTTMLCCAVRGSPKPKISWFKNGLDLGEDARFRMFSKQGVLTLEIRKPCPFDGGIYVCRATNLQGEAQCECRLEVRVPQ